From the Lampris incognitus isolate fLamInc1 chromosome 10, fLamInc1.hap2, whole genome shotgun sequence genome, one window contains:
- the zgc:171844 gene encoding LOW QUALITY PROTEIN: bMERB domain-containing protein 1 (The sequence of the model RefSeq protein was modified relative to this genomic sequence to represent the inferred CDS: inserted 1 base in 1 codon), with amino-acid sequence MDDIQLCKEITRLKKELQKHVSISDKDKSVEDRQREDELLQQIHKLVEARDFLVDDVEFERLREREEDREMADFLESKFPKHLGQNKGVTQDRRLXSKSKQTSAPLVTKTGLTILKECCGFTCSVM; translated from the exons ATGGATGATATCCAGCTCTGCAAGGAAATCACACGGTTGAAGAAGGAGCTTCAGAAACATGTCTCTATTTCAG ACAAAGACAAGTCCGTGgaggacaggcagagagaggatGAGCTGCTGCAGCAGATccacaagctggtggaggccaGAGACTTCCTGGTGGATGATGTGGAGTTTGAGAGGTTGAG GGAACGAGAGGAAGACAGGGAGATGGCGGACTTCTTAGAGTCCAAATTCCCCAAACATTTAGGGCAGAATAAAG GTGTTACGCAGGATCGAAGGC GCTCCAAATCCAAGCAGACGTCAGCTCCTCTTGTCACCAAAACCGGACTCACGATCCTGAAAGAGTGCTGCGGCTTCACCTGCTCCGTCATGTAA
- the mfsd6l gene encoding major facilitator superfamily domain-containing protein 6-like: MKRNKQVDINSTIALAGSFNFLYSCARACIFPFLTLYFRQLGLTPEMAGIIVGTKHLISLVWTPLASLLSKRYNKRRVVIIGSLLCSAAVVLLVLLIPNTDVNTRTSYCNMFDLSNSSSKDLSDYQPLSSVGPTKPTVTRTRANISTAFVTRSSVIPPTKTLSDTKSTRKVSLDMLKQHQDPNERSHPQLSQRRTSVVVSSSFVQPEVSSSSVAQSTSRQSSPVRSKRSLAKLEDEQQERDLGEGITRFEFLGSLNVMDVQHQLFFLMLIIVSIWEFVSAPLEWTADDGLYEYLDFVDAADRYRNTGVWGLLGAACGVGGVGLLVSRLNCLIGGQTSRSAVHFYCYAGLTVLALPMVAFLPLYLNKKHGKANGLVKAAQLVLGHTRAMICAATVFMVGITNSAVDNFLLWEMQDHGSSELHMGVSLASALLSQAAFPLLAVRVSKLFSPGRLLIVGALSLALQCLYFSFLWGPWAVLPAQLLSCFSSGALWWAVQIQCEDVTTSGAERSVRRIYRTFSLDLGAGLGSLASGFVVRRFGVAWLFRGAAAALIAWCLCLPLLQRRAPHQRRINYSRLLAADASEASDSESEQERDWLNKAMNDDDESNNKYGKR; the protein is encoded by the coding sequence ATGAAGAGGAATAAGCAGGTCGATATCAACAGCACCATAGCGTTGGCTGGCAGCTTCAACTTCCTGTACTCCTGTGCCAGAGCCTGCATCTTCCCTTTCCTTACCCTGTACTTTAGACAGTTGGGCCTGACCCCTGAGATGGCAGGTATCATCGTGGGTACAAAGCACCTCATATCGCTGGTCTGGACCCCTTTGGCCAGCCTGTTGTCTAAACGTTACAATAAGAGGAGGGTGGTGATAATAGGTTCTCTCCTTTGTTCAGCAGCTGTTGTTTTACTCGTGCTCCTCATCCCAAACACAGATGTGAACACACGGACCAGCTACTGTAATATGTTTGACCTCAGCAACAGTTCATCGAAGGATCTGAGTGACTACCAACCCTTGAGCAGTGTGGGACCTACCAAGCCTACTGTGACTCGAACCCGTGCAAACATCAGTACAGCTTTTGTCACCCGGTCGTCTGTCATTCCACCTACAAAGACGCTTAGTGATACTAAATCAACACGCAAAGTCTCACTTGACATGCTAAAGCAGCACCAGGATCCCAATGAAAGGTCTCACCCTCAGCTATCACAGAGACGCACGTCTGTGGTGGTCAGCAGCAGTTTTGTTCAACCCGAGGTCAGCTCCTCCAGTGTGGCTCAGAGTACCTCCCGCCAGTCATCCCCGGTTAGAAGTAAGAGGTCCCTGGCTAAGTTGGAAGATGAGCAGCAGGAGCGAGATTTAGGGGAGGGGATCACTCGTTTTGAATTCCTGGGCAGCCTGAATGTGATGGATGTCCAGCACCAGCTCTTTTTCTTAATGCTCATCATAGTATCGATATGGGAGTTTGTGTCTGCCCCGCTGGAGTGGACGGCTGATGATGGCCTCTACGAGTATCTGGATTTTGTGGATGCCGCAGACCGCTACAGAAACACAGGGGTGTGGGGATTACTGGGAGCAGCCTGTGGTGTGGGAGGAGTGGGTTTGCTGGTGAGCCGTTTAAATTGTCTCATAGGTGGTCAGACCTCCAGGAGTGCCGTGCATTTCTACTGCTACGCCGGCTTGACGGTTCTGGCCCTGCCCATGGTGGCTTTCCTACCTCTCTACTTGAATAAGAAGCATGGCAAGGCGAATGGGCTCGTCAAAGCAGCACAGCTAGTGCTTGGACACACGCGTGCCATGATCTGTGCAGCCACCGTCTTCATGGTAGGGATCACAAACTCGGCTGTGGACAACTTCCTCCTCTGGGAGATGCAGGACCACGGCAGTAGTGAGCTGCACATGGGAGTGTCTCTAGCCTCAGCGCTGCTCTCACAAGCCGCCTTCCCTCTGCTGGCTGTCAGGGTTTCCAAACTCTTCAGCCCAGGGAGGCTTCTAATAGTAGGGGCTTTAAGTCTTGCACTACAGTGCCTCTATTTTTCCTTCCTCTGGGGACCTTGGGCTGTACTCCCGGCCCAGCTGTTGAGCTGCTTCAGCAGTGGAGCCCTATGGTGGGCAGTGCAgatacagtgtgaggatgtgacCACATCAGGAGCTGAGAGGAGTGTGAGGAGGATCTATCGGACCTTTTCTCTAGACCTGGGAGCAGGCCTTGGGAGCTTGGCTTCAGGGTTTGTGGTTCGGAGGTTTGGGGTGGCCTGGCTCTTCAGGGGAGCTGCGGCGGCTCTGATAGCGTGGTGTCTATGCCTGCCGCTGCTCCAACGGAGGGCCCCTCACCAGAGGAGGATAAACTATTCTCGTCTCCTGGCAGCTGATGCCAGTGAGGCAAGTGACTCAGAATCGGAGCAGGAGAGAGACTGGCTGAATAAAGCcatgaatgatgatgatgagagcaaTAACAAGTATGGGAAACGATAA